The segment TGCCTTTGGCATTGCACAAAACGCTGGCAGTTCCGCCTACCAACATCCCTTCAGCGGAGCCAGGCTGGTTGAGGGGGTGCGGTTTGACATGGTATTCCAGTTTCTCCCCAAACAAGGCTTTCCGGAGCGACTCCCAGGACTGGGCCTGGTACCCTTCTTCCAGATCGGCGGCCATGGTGCCATGAATGGTGGCGGTACTTAACATGCCCTGTACATGGCTGTGCAGAAAGGTAGTATCACTGTAACCCACCAGCCATTTTGGGTTGTACTTGAATTTACTGAAATCCACCTGGTCAATAATCCGGATGATGCCGTACCCGCCCGTAGTTTGCAGCACGGCTTTGATTTCGGGGTTGTCCAGCATCTTCTGCAGATCTTTCTTCCGGACATCATCAGAGCCCGCAAAGCTTCCGTGGCGGGCTCCAATGGTTTTGCCCAAAACCGGCTCCAGCTTCCACTCTTTCAGGATTTGGACCAGCTTGTCTATGTAGGCTTTCTCGGTGTAGCTACTAGTGCTTATGACGCCAACTTTGTCACCTGCTTTCAGAAAAGGGGGAATGATCATGGTGCTGTCCTTTTCTCTTCGGAACGTGAGATACCCTTCATGAGTTGACCTGCCCGGCCAAGGCAGTAAATTCACCTAAAAGGTGCCGTGTTCATACAGTTTCACCTAAGGTGGAAGATGGATTGTTTCAGGCCACTTTTTAGAAAACTGCCCCTAAACCAAATCACTCAAAAAGCGAGTATTCTTCCGTTGCAAAGCCGGTGCGGGAATGTGTAGTTTTGCGGCTAATTAACAGGAAGCATTGGCAGAGGCAGAAGAAAAGAAAGCGGGTAAGGCGGAGCGAAACGGCATCAACATTCAGAATGAGCGATCCTTGCACATTGGGTTAAAGCAGTGGTATGCGCAGCCGCAGGACCGGTTTGAGGTGCCGGTGGGCGGGTTTGTGATTGACCTGGTACGCGGTCCGCAATTGGTAGAGATCCAGACCCGGAACTTCACGGCAATCAGACCCAAACTGAAAGCGCTGCTGAAAGAACATCCGGTGCATCTGGTTCACCCCATCACCTATGAGAAATGGGTGGTGCAGGTAGAAGACAAAGGAGACACGGTACTTTCCCGGCGCAAGTCATCTTACCGTGGAGCTCTGACTGATATTTTTGAGGAACTGGTGCGTTTGCCGGAGCTGGTGCTACACGAGGGGTTTACCTTGGAGTTTCCCTTCATCCGGGAAGAGGAAATCAGGTGCCGCGACGGGAAAGGCAGCAAACACCGCAAGAAAGTCAGCATCAAAGACCGCAGGCTGTTAGAGGTGATTAGCACGCACCGCTTTTCCTGTGCCCAGGACTTTCTGCAGTTCCTGCCCTCCACCCTTCCACAGCCCTTCTCCAACAAAGACTTGGCGAAAGCCCTGCGCCTGCCCCTCCACCGGTGCCGCCAGATCACGTATTGCCTGCGCAAAATGGAAGCCATTGCCGTGGTAGGCAAAAACCGGAACGAACTGCTGTACTGCATTGCTTCTGTACCTTTTTCAGAGGCATACGCCGATTAGACAAGTACTGAAGAGACTAGTCTAACTTTTGTTTCCGGCCCCATTTCCAGAAAACAACTGCAAACGACTACCGCATATAACCCTGCACAAACGTAAATGGACTAAGGTCACTGTAGGACCTAATCCTTTACATGTCTTGCCTCCACTCCTTCTTTCTAAGCAGATTCTCCCCTAGGCTTGTAACCCTCTGGTTTATCTCCGTATGCATTACTTTGTGCACCTGTAAAGAAGGAGGTGAAATGATTGTCAGCAGAAACACCTACAAAACCGGGCGCCTTACGGCCAGGCCAGCTACTCCCACCCAGCAGCCCACGGCTAAAAGCGGCGTGCAATCCCTCAACCTGGACTCCACCAAAGACGGCTTGTTGTACGTGCCCAAAGGCTATTCCCCTGCCAATCCGGCTGCCCTGGCAGTGATGCTGCACGGTTCGGGTGGTAATCCAGAACAGGGCATGTGGTTGCTGCAGCGGTATGCAGATGCCCATAATATGATCCTGATTGCTCCTGCCTCCCGCAAATACACCTGGGATGTAATTGTGAGCGACTCCTTTGGTCCTGATGTCATTTACATAGACCAGGCTCTTGCCCACGTCTTTAATCACTATGCCATTGACACCACCCGCATTGCTCTGGGCGGATTTTCTGATGGCGCCTCTTACGCGTTGTGTCTGGGTTTGACCAACGGAGACCTGTTCACCCACATCATCGCCTTTTCACCAGGGTTTGGTTTCAGCCTGGAGAAAGTAGGAAGGTCCGCCATCTTTATCTCCCATGGCTTGCATGACAGTGTGTTGCCCATTGACCCTTGCAGCCGCAACGTAGTAAAGGACCTGAAAAGCCAGGACCGCGAAGTATACTACCTTGAATTTAACGGTGATCACGAAATTCCCGAGAACATCTCGAATACAGCCGTGCAGTGGTTTACAGGGCAGCAATAAGCCATAAACTAAAGAAAGCGGCTTTTTTTGGACAGGAGTACTTTCTACCCGCAAATCCGCTTCAACTCCTGTAAAGGCGTTTCAGGTGGCCTTTATTTTAGCTGCTCGTTTTTATCCTGTTTTCCAGGAAAGAAGCATAAAGCCAGCCTTAGAGGAATGTTCCGGTAAAAGAGAAACGCCACCTTTTATCTAAACCGATCAGAGTTAGGACCGTTAAAATAGGGTATGTGACACCATTTAACCTTGGAATTATGGATAGATACGATAGAGAAAGGAACGATAGAGACCACAGGGACGAAGGCAGATACAACTCTCACCACCGGAACCAGCACGACTCTAACGACTGGCCAGGCCGTGAGATGAGCCGTGAGGACCAGCACTTCCAGCATTACAGAGGACATCACCCACAAGACTTCAGGCAACACGACCATAACCGCTACGGGCAGGATCACGGCTACCACCGGGAAGGCCGGCGCATGGATGATTCGCACCGTTACCGGCGAGACCAGGACGGCCGTCACCCTTACCAAACAAACTACAGCCGCAACCAGGACCAATTTGGCGACGGGTACCAGGATA is part of the Rufibacter tibetensis genome and harbors:
- a CDS encoding alpha/beta hydrolase, producing the protein MIVSRNTYKTGRLTARPATPTQQPTAKSGVQSLNLDSTKDGLLYVPKGYSPANPAALAVMLHGSGGNPEQGMWLLQRYADAHNMILIAPASRKYTWDVIVSDSFGPDVIYIDQALAHVFNHYAIDTTRIALGGFSDGASYALCLGLTNGDLFTHIIAFSPGFGFSLEKVGRSAIFISHGLHDSVLPIDPCSRNVVKDLKSQDREVYYLEFNGDHEIPENISNTAVQWFTGQQ
- a CDS encoding S66 peptidase family protein, which gives rise to MIIPPFLKAGDKVGVISTSSYTEKAYIDKLVQILKEWKLEPVLGKTIGARHGSFAGSDDVRKKDLQKMLDNPEIKAVLQTTGGYGIIRIIDQVDFSKFKYNPKWLVGYSDTTFLHSHVQGMLSTATIHGTMAADLEEGYQAQSWESLRKALFGEKLEYHVKPHPLNQPGSAEGMLVGGTASVLCNAKGTLSEVNSNGKILFLEEVGEHKFRLDSYLTSLKKAGKFDYVRGLVVGDLIEIEEDEPPFGKTPEEIVLDAVQEFNFPVCFGFQAGHGKVNKAMIFGTLVHLDVSDKGSTIRFTV